Below is a window of Candidatus Krumholzibacteriia bacterium DNA.
CTTCCTTGCCACTGCCCTCCGGTCCGACCAGGAGCACGCTCTGCGGCATGCGCTCCTCACGCGCGAGGGCCGCCAGACGGTCGAGCGCAGCACCGCGCATTCGGTCGGGTCGGAGTTCGTTCATCGGCTCCGGAGCCAGGCGTCGGGGTCGAGCGGTGTCTTGCCCTGCCGGATCTCGAAGTAGAGTTGTGTACCGTTCAGCGACCCGGTGTCGCCGACTTCACCCAGGACCTCTCCCTGCCGGACACGGGAGCCCTCGGTGGGGAAGATCGCGGAGGCGTGGGCGTAGAGCGTGTAGTACCCGTCGCCGTGGTCGACGATAATGCACTTGCCATAGCCGGGCAACCAGTCGACGTACTCGACGGTTCCCTCTGCCACCGCTCGGACCGGGGTGCCCATGGCGGCCTCGATGTTGACCCCCTTGTTCACCACGACGGTCTTGAACTCGGGGTGGACGGAGCGCCCGAAGGGCTTCAGGACGCGCCCCTCGACCGGCCAGGGCAACCCGCCGGCGCGCTCGGCGAAACCACTGCCGAAGGAGTCCTCGTCGGCCCGTTCGCGGCGCTGGCGTTCCAGCCGCGCGATCAGGTCCTCCATCTCGGCGGCCGCGTTCTCCATCTCGCGCAGGGTGGCCTCGTACGACACGCGCTTCTCGCGCAGCTCCAACAGAGCATCCTGGCGCTCGGTCTGCAGACGTGAGAGCTGGAGCCTGCGGTCCTCTGTCTCGCTGCGCGTGAAGTTGATCTCGGCCATCTGCGCGGCCAAGTCGGCGCGCCGGGCCCGGAGTTCGGTCCGGGCGTCCTGGACGTCCTCGATCAATGCCCGCTCGGTGCGGGCCACGTGGGTCCAGGCACGGACCCGGTGCGACAGCTCGCCCAGACT
It encodes the following:
- a CDS encoding peptidoglycan DD-metalloendopeptidase family protein, producing the protein MRGAWWILVLLLSAGGVLADEVGQEISGKEAELQSLRQRIAEARAHADALANDEEQQLARLHAIERETELTQELLERLALKEIGIRAQIDSLQQSLDQSRARVERRRDAMAERLRAIYMRPRRSLLALAFTADSLGELSHRVRAWTHVARTERALIEDVQDARTELRARRADLAAQMAEINFTRSETEDRRLQLSRLQTERQDALLELREKRVSYEATLREMENAAAEMEDLIARLERQRRERADEDSFGSGFAERAGGLPWPVEGRVLKPFGRSVHPEFKTVVVNKGVNIEAAMGTPVRAVAEGTVEYVDWLPGYGKCIIVDHGDGYYTLYAHASAIFPTEGSRVRQGEVLGEVGDTGSLNGTQLYFEIRQGKTPLDPDAWLRSR